Proteins from a genomic interval of Caldicellulosiruptor diazotrophicus:
- a CDS encoding methyl-accepting chemotaxis protein → MTKLRNGVNLQVLIFSFLKRGKLAKRFALLIACIVIIPIVIIDILSISMSVNSVINESKKSYLAATDSTAKYFQLAVKTAQNNATQLMSNELIQRYYSESKQAALEDYEKITLQTDANKAMQNVLISNNMIAGIYILVNKEKSLFNPSIVFEIDYEKIKNTGWYKKILDAGGPTIIEVHDKEFDEVAKKNNTNIPEYAFCIGLPFKDIATNETLGVMLLDVSKNWLRDQLQESQISQQGGFMLAVSSQGQVVLPTEWENKFKNIPNKDTNFIKKVLANMKADKQSGAFDTVYSNQPFLITYSLIPDTPWAVIGMIPISQLMTSARKLEVISIVLTIIFTMIALVLGIYFALRIVSDIEKITNAFEVAEKGDLTIKLDIQRNDEIGLMAHSFNNMTKNIKQLIEKGITLSGEVTSAISTLSTVAGETAAASNEVAKAISEIAEGASNQAKEATGVVEVVSRFGEKIETIVESSNKMEKLTKDVSNLSEKGESVVEVLSNISLDTVNITNAMISTINQLADYSRSIGKIIQVLSSISEQTKLLALNASIEAAKAGEAGRGFAVVASEIRKLADQSKESTREVEDMIKRIVSQTKAAQDVADKVEDVIEKQNEAVKNVSAAFSSIKSAMDELIDGIENINQSIMSIDKEKDTIVRSIENISAISQETAASSEEVSASTQEQLAAIEELRAMAESLNKLAQDLKDAMQVFRV, encoded by the coding sequence ATGACCAAATTGAGAAACGGCGTTAATCTTCAAGTCTTGATTTTTTCATTTTTGAAGAGAGGAAAACTTGCAAAACGCTTTGCATTATTGATTGCGTGTATTGTGATTATTCCAATTGTAATAATTGACATTTTGTCAATATCAATGTCAGTAAATTCGGTTATTAATGAAAGTAAGAAATCATATCTTGCTGCAACAGATTCAACTGCAAAATACTTTCAGCTTGCAGTAAAAACTGCTCAGAACAATGCAACTCAGCTTATGTCTAATGAGCTTATTCAAAGGTACTACTCTGAAAGTAAACAGGCAGCGTTAGAAGACTACGAAAAAATAACACTGCAGACGGATGCAAACAAAGCTATGCAAAATGTATTAATTTCGAACAATATGATTGCAGGAATTTACATATTGGTAAATAAAGAAAAATCGTTGTTTAATCCATCGATAGTTTTTGAGATTGACTATGAAAAAATAAAAAATACAGGATGGTACAAAAAAATACTCGATGCTGGCGGACCTACAATAATTGAAGTGCATGATAAGGAATTTGATGAGGTAGCCAAAAAAAACAATACAAATATTCCTGAATATGCTTTTTGTATCGGACTACCATTTAAAGACATTGCGACAAACGAAACACTTGGGGTAATGCTCCTTGATGTAAGCAAAAACTGGCTTAGAGACCAGCTTCAGGAGTCTCAGATTTCTCAACAGGGCGGATTTATGCTTGCAGTCTCTTCTCAGGGGCAGGTTGTACTACCAACAGAATGGGAGAATAAATTCAAAAATATACCAAACAAAGACACCAATTTTATAAAAAAGGTTTTAGCAAATATGAAAGCTGATAAGCAGTCAGGAGCTTTTGATACAGTATATTCAAATCAACCATTTCTTATAACGTATTCGTTGATTCCGGATACACCATGGGCTGTTATAGGGATGATCCCTATTTCACAACTTATGACAAGTGCAAGGAAATTAGAAGTCATTTCGATTGTTCTAACAATAATATTTACTATGATTGCACTTGTTCTTGGTATATATTTTGCGCTGAGAATTGTAAGCGACATAGAAAAGATAACAAATGCATTTGAAGTTGCAGAAAAAGGCGATTTGACAATAAAATTAGATATCCAGCGTAACGACGAGATAGGTCTTATGGCGCACAGTTTCAATAATATGACAAAAAATATTAAACAACTTATCGAAAAGGGTATAACTTTGAGTGGGGAAGTAACCTCTGCAATTTCTACTTTATCAACAGTAGCTGGTGAAACAGCTGCAGCGTCAAATGAGGTTGCAAAAGCAATTTCTGAAATTGCAGAAGGTGCATCAAATCAGGCAAAAGAAGCAACAGGGGTTGTTGAGGTAGTATCACGCTTTGGTGAAAAGATAGAAACTATTGTTGAATCGTCTAATAAAATGGAGAAATTGACTAAAGATGTATCTAATCTATCTGAAAAAGGTGAAAGTGTTGTTGAAGTATTAAGTAATATTTCGCTTGACACAGTAAACATTACAAATGCAATGATATCAACCATTAATCAGCTTGCTGACTATTCAAGGTCAATTGGCAAGATTATTCAGGTACTATCAAGTATTTCAGAACAAACAAAACTTTTAGCGTTAAATGCATCAATTGAAGCTGCAAAAGCTGGTGAGGCGGGTAGAGGTTTTGCAGTTGTTGCAAGTGAGATTAGAAAGCTCGCCGACCAGTCAAAAGAATCAACACGAGAAGTTGAGGATATGATAAAAAGAATTGTAAGTCAGACAAAAGCTGCTCAGGATGTTGCTGATAAAGTGGAAGATGTTATTGAAAAGCAAAATGAAGCTGTTAAAAATGTTTCAGCTGCATTTTCAAGCATAAAATCTGCTATGGATGAACTGATAGATGGTATTGAAAATATTAATCAGTCTATTATGTCAATTGATAAAGAAAAGGATACAATTGTAAGAAGTATCGAAAATATCTCGGCAATATCACAGGAAACTGCTGCATCATCTGAAGAGGTTTCTGCCTCAACTCAAGAGCAGCTTGCAGCAATTGAAGAGCTTCGTGCTATGGCAGAAAGCTTAAATAAGCTTGCACAGGACTTAAAAGATGCTATGCAAGTTTTCAGAGTGTAA
- a CDS encoding S-layer homology domain-containing protein: MRKFKRLIAIITVMLFALSIIAPAFAQDESTQETSSVYDQAAKILQEKGILKGNEQGDLMLDKSLTRAEILAMIIRATGQEDVINDYKDVEPSFTDVPKDHWAFAYVEAGKDLGIVNGYPDGTFKPDKPVKFEELCKMLVAAKGESPAAGKWPLNYVRKALDLGFFNGIEDEVGIGDVVIRGQAAVAFANAFFQPEKTIVVKDVKAVANDTIEVYVDAYLGNEIATLEDGDVIPLDFEIKDASDPSKTIAVTLIDSQASDFGAGKLVLKTAAQTPNTTYKVFCKGQDTGKTFVGAPVNLQVSKVASDNLKTVTVTFNDELDASTVKASAFKVNDSTSGFTVGAAADKKSVVIVLDNAVSQFSTVKVTVLANTIKSKYGKVLASDYNANLTIQDTKQPTVTKVEALKQNILQLTFSEPVVPPSTAGYLTWLKVDGVNQVANSVSTDYVNNVVKVVLTNALSAGNHKVEVTNEVKDFAGYSAVAYSGDVAVTADTAAPQLKDVKLVYTDSNKAVVQLIFDEDIGSASSVKINGNVATVSVSGATVTATVNISLGLVGVVTIDYTVADLAGNTASVTGVAKTLTLDTSAVTITGTSVDSSNNITVTLSKPIYNKDGNAAVKINGTSVTYTVDTANSKVVIPAFNYSGSCTVVLTGFYEATPLQLKVPDLSFAVTLPDIKRPTVKAVAYDIVGSTYNVYVVFDEAMNTDSVKKVTNYTVNGSINPSSVSVISDRIVKLTFGSNIVGGTLVVYGVKDVAGNEIILTSQTLTTAVESLTITAVKFTAANQVAVTFNQGIYSIAPNAFYVTNGTSNYYFSSASYSVGDVTVKFTLANLSVPSNVGGTYSLISNGTTIKSIFEKTYTSSGNVWANIDDGIAPAVASVTGGVGTITIAFSEAVTVVNLDAAVTVKDSAGNVVAATKATISNGSNVVGILVTGLSKGNYTVTVTASQIKDVSPAQNTMSSDYTSGTISVQ, from the coding sequence ATGAGAAAGTTTAAAAGACTCATCGCTATTATCACAGTAATGCTTTTTGCTCTCTCAATAATTGCGCCTGCGTTTGCACAGGACGAATCAACACAAGAAACAAGTTCTGTGTATGACCAGGCTGCAAAAATTCTCCAGGAAAAGGGCATTTTAAAAGGCAATGAGCAAGGCGACCTGATGCTCGACAAGTCACTCACAAGAGCAGAAATTTTGGCAATGATTATCAGAGCAACAGGTCAAGAAGATGTCATCAATGATTATAAGGATGTAGAGCCATCATTCACAGATGTTCCAAAGGATCACTGGGCATTTGCATATGTTGAGGCAGGAAAAGACCTCGGTATTGTAAATGGTTACCCAGATGGAACATTCAAGCCAGACAAACCTGTCAAGTTTGAAGAGCTCTGCAAGATGCTTGTTGCTGCAAAAGGTGAAAGCCCAGCAGCAGGAAAATGGCCTCTCAACTATGTAAGAAAGGCTCTTGACCTTGGATTTTTCAATGGTATCGAAGATGAAGTTGGAATTGGTGATGTTGTAATCAGAGGTCAAGCAGCAGTAGCATTCGCAAATGCATTCTTCCAACCAGAAAAGACAATAGTTGTTAAGGATGTTAAAGCAGTTGCAAATGACACAATTGAAGTTTATGTAGATGCATATCTTGGAAATGAGATTGCAACACTTGAAGATGGCGATGTAATTCCTCTTGATTTTGAAATCAAGGATGCATCTGATCCATCAAAGACAATTGCGGTAACATTAATTGATTCTCAGGCATCTGACTTTGGAGCAGGAAAGCTTGTATTAAAGACAGCAGCTCAGACACCAAATACAACTTATAAAGTATTCTGCAAAGGTCAAGATACAGGTAAGACATTTGTAGGTGCGCCAGTTAACTTGCAAGTTTCAAAGGTTGCTTCTGACAATCTCAAGACAGTAACGGTTACATTCAATGATGAATTGGATGCAAGTACAGTTAAGGCAAGTGCATTCAAAGTAAATGATTCAACAAGTGGATTCACAGTAGGAGCGGCTGCAGACAAGAAGAGTGTTGTAATAGTTCTTGACAATGCAGTTTCTCAATTCTCCACTGTAAAAGTAACTGTATTGGCAAATACAATTAAGTCAAAATACGGGAAAGTTCTTGCAAGTGATTATAATGCAAATTTAACTATTCAAGATACAAAACAGCCAACTGTAACAAAAGTTGAAGCACTGAAACAAAATATTTTACAGCTTACGTTTAGTGAACCTGTAGTTCCACCATCAACAGCAGGTTATCTCACATGGCTCAAAGTTGATGGCGTAAATCAGGTTGCTAATAGCGTATCAACTGATTATGTAAACAATGTTGTTAAAGTTGTATTGACAAATGCACTCAGTGCTGGTAACCACAAAGTTGAAGTAACAAACGAAGTAAAAGACTTTGCAGGCTATAGTGCTGTTGCATACAGTGGTGATGTTGCAGTAACAGCTGATACAGCAGCTCCACAGTTGAAAGATGTTAAACTTGTTTATACAGATTCAAACAAGGCTGTTGTACAACTTATTTTCGATGAAGATATTGGAAGCGCAAGCAGCGTTAAAATAAATGGTAATGTTGCAACAGTATCAGTAAGTGGTGCAACAGTAACAGCAACTGTAAATATTAGTCTTGGTTTAGTGGGTGTCGTTACAATAGATTACACAGTTGCAGATCTTGCTGGTAATACTGCAAGTGTAACTGGTGTAGCAAAAACATTAACACTTGATACATCAGCTGTTACAATTACGGGCACAAGTGTTGACAGTAGCAACAATATTACAGTTACACTCAGCAAACCAATCTACAACAAAGATGGTAATGCAGCGGTTAAGATAAATGGAACATCAGTAACCTATACTGTAGATACAGCTAACAGCAAGGTTGTAATTCCTGCATTCAACTACAGCGGAAGTTGCACAGTTGTTTTGACAGGATTTTATGAAGCAACACCACTTCAGCTCAAAGTACCTGATTTAAGCTTTGCAGTTACATTGCCTGATATTAAGAGACCAACAGTTAAAGCTGTAGCTTATGATATTGTAGGAAGCACATACAACGTTTATGTAGTATTTGACGAGGCTATGAATACAGATTCAGTGAAAAAAGTAACCAACTATACCGTAAATGGTTCAATTAATCCTTCAAGTGTATCAGTAATTAGCGATAGAATTGTTAAGCTTACATTTGGCAGTAATATTGTTGGTGGAACATTAGTTGTATATGGAGTTAAAGATGTAGCTGGTAACGAAATTATATTAACTAGCCAGACATTGACAACAGCTGTAGAATCTTTAACAATTACAGCAGTTAAATTTACAGCTGCAAATCAAGTAGCTGTAACATTTAATCAAGGTATTTATTCAATTGCACCAAACGCATTCTATGTAACAAATGGTACATCTAACTACTATTTCAGTTCAGCATCTTATAGTGTTGGCGATGTAACAGTTAAATTCACATTAGCAAACCTAAGCGTACCATCAAATGTTGGTGGAACATATTCCTTAATATCAAATGGTACAACTATTAAGAGCATTTTTGAAAAGACATATACATCAAGTGGAAATGTATGGGCAAACATTGATGATGGTATTGCGCCAGCAGTAGCTAGTGTAACAGGTGGAGTTGGAACAATAACAATTGCATTTAGTGAAGCTGTTACCGTAGTAAATCTAGATGCTGCAGTAACTGTAAAAGATTCCGCAGGTAATGTTGTTGCTGCAACAAAGGCAACTATTTCAAATGGTTCTAATGTGGTAGGTATTTTAGTAACTGGGCTTTCAAAAGGTAACTACACAGTAACTGTTACAGCATCCCAGATCAAAGATGTAAGTCCTGCACAAAATACTATGTCATCTGATTATACATCAGGGACAATAAGCGTACAATAA
- a CDS encoding efflux RND transporter periplasmic adaptor subunit — MENQNNVKVSKVKVNIKSRRWAKVLSIVIVIAIIAGASGFSAYKYISNKNKSSNVQTQRTAVVSRGDITVTVTGSGPIESAQSTDLTSTVSSTITAVNFKDGDRVKKGDVIFELENTDAKDKVDSIKSQIDDITSSISDVQDQIKNLTITAPISGIVKNFNLNSGDRVANGSNIATIIDPSTLKVKVSFPAAIYGKVKDGMPVLFYIQDIAQPIQGNITYIGNSIYTNEYGSRVFDVEAQVQNPGAIQEGMTASLQVTIDGQDYMSVSSAALEYAQKAVLKAQADGQVDVINIKNNQYVQKGTLILRLKNDDYQKQLKNYQQQLKNLQDQLKEAQNNLENYYIKAPFDGIVTNINFKKGDNIKAGEVLATVFDDKNLEFRVDIDELDIAKIKVGQKVNITVDALPETQTNPLTGKVSKIPLEGTTQNGVTTYPVTISIENPKDLKIGMNANAEIIVDQKQDVLRVPLEAVQKFGNRYFVFVKTSSSTSDHIQNQESSWQQNESLSNNSLMSRFGSRFNSTQSSQSQVQSSNSQQQNGLNTQRSRRVERLLENSYYKGSVLRSVEVGINNDQYIEIVSGLNEGDIVILPPLATSSTSTNTQSQQGFNMFGGFGGFGGGGPGEFRQFRQNRSSTQSSTGSSSQSSQSSGQAGNLNR, encoded by the coding sequence ATGGAAAATCAGAACAATGTTAAAGTTTCTAAAGTAAAGGTAAATATAAAGTCGAGGCGATGGGCAAAGGTATTGTCAATTGTAATTGTCATAGCAATAATCGCAGGTGCTTCAGGGTTCAGTGCATATAAATATATTTCCAACAAAAACAAAAGTTCAAATGTTCAAACACAGAGAACGGCAGTGGTAAGTCGTGGTGATATAACTGTAACAGTCACAGGTTCAGGTCCAATTGAATCTGCACAGAGTACAGACCTCACCTCAACCGTCAGTTCAACAATAACAGCTGTCAACTTCAAAGATGGTGACAGGGTAAAAAAGGGTGATGTGATTTTTGAACTTGAAAATACTGATGCAAAAGATAAGGTTGATTCAATCAAAAGCCAGATAGATGATATTACCTCTTCTATATCAGATGTTCAGGATCAAATAAAAAACCTAACAATCACAGCTCCCATATCAGGTATAGTTAAAAACTTTAATTTAAATTCTGGTGACAGAGTAGCAAATGGATCAAATATTGCAACAATTATTGATCCGTCTACATTAAAAGTAAAAGTATCATTTCCAGCAGCTATATATGGCAAGGTAAAAGATGGAATGCCAGTTCTGTTTTACATTCAAGATATAGCGCAGCCGATTCAGGGCAATATAACATATATTGGAAATAGCATCTACACAAACGAGTATGGAAGCAGAGTATTTGATGTAGAAGCTCAGGTACAAAACCCTGGTGCTATTCAAGAGGGCATGACAGCATCTTTACAAGTTACAATCGATGGACAGGATTACATGAGTGTATCGTCGGCAGCGCTTGAATATGCTCAAAAAGCTGTTTTAAAAGCTCAAGCAGATGGCCAAGTAGATGTAATTAATATAAAAAATAATCAGTATGTTCAGAAAGGAACATTGATTTTGAGACTTAAAAATGACGATTATCAAAAACAGCTCAAAAATTATCAACAGCAGCTCAAAAACTTGCAGGACCAGTTAAAAGAAGCTCAGAACAATCTTGAAAATTACTATATCAAAGCACCGTTTGATGGTATTGTGACAAATATAAATTTCAAGAAAGGTGATAATATAAAAGCAGGAGAAGTACTTGCAACTGTATTTGATGACAAAAATTTAGAATTCAGGGTTGACATAGATGAGCTTGATATTGCTAAAATAAAAGTAGGGCAAAAAGTAAATATAACAGTTGATGCGCTACCAGAGACACAGACAAACCCGCTGACAGGGAAGGTTTCAAAGATTCCGCTTGAAGGCACAACACAAAATGGTGTTACAACATATCCAGTTACAATTTCAATTGAAAATCCTAAAGACCTCAAGATTGGCATGAATGCAAACGCAGAGATTATAGTTGACCAGAAACAGGATGTTTTGCGTGTTCCGCTTGAAGCTGTTCAGAAGTTTGGCAATAGATATTTTGTATTTGTCAAAACGTCATCATCTACATCCGACCACATTCAAAATCAGGAAAGTTCTTGGCAGCAAAATGAGAGTTTATCGAATAACTCACTTATGAGTAGGTTCGGTTCAAGATTTAATTCTACCCAGAGTTCTCAGAGTCAGGTTCAAAGTTCAAATTCTCAACAACAAAATGGTTTAAATACCCAGCGTTCAAGACGAGTTGAAAGACTTCTTGAAAATAGCTACTACAAGGGTTCTGTTTTGAGGTCTGTTGAAGTTGGAATAAACAACGACCAGTATATAGAAATTGTTAGTGGTCTAAATGAAGGCGATATTGTGATTTTACCACCGCTTGCAACATCGTCTACATCCACAAATACACAGAGTCAACAGGGATTTAATATGTTTGGCGGGTTTGGTGGTTTTGGTGGTGGTGGACCTGGCGAGTTCAGACAGTTCAGACAAAATAGAAGTTCGACTCAAAGCAGCACAGGTTCGTCATCACAGAGCAGTCAATCTTCTGGTCAGGCAGGTAATCTAAATAGATAG
- a CDS encoding ABC transporter ATP-binding protein: MIELYDIYKIYKMGDTDVYALNGVTLRIEKNEFVAILGPSGSGKSTLMNIIGCLDTPTSGTYILDGKEVNKLSDNQLAEIRNSKIGFVFQQFNLIPQLTALENVELPLIYKGMPASKRHKLAKEALERVGLSDRIHHRPRQLSGGQQQKVAIARALVTDPSIILADEPTGNLDSKSGAEIMSIFKQLHSQGSTIVLITHDNSIAQQARRIVRIQDGQIIEDR; this comes from the coding sequence ATGATAGAGCTTTATGATATATACAAGATCTACAAGATGGGAGATACAGATGTGTATGCTTTAAATGGTGTGACACTGAGAATAGAAAAAAATGAGTTTGTAGCGATACTAGGTCCTTCAGGCTCAGGTAAATCAACGCTTATGAACATAATTGGTTGTCTTGACACACCAACATCAGGCACATACATTCTGGATGGCAAAGAAGTAAACAAACTTTCAGATAACCAGCTTGCAGAAATCAGAAATAGCAAAATAGGTTTTGTATTTCAGCAATTCAATTTAATACCTCAACTAACAGCTTTGGAAAATGTAGAACTTCCACTCATATACAAAGGAATGCCTGCTTCAAAAAGGCACAAACTTGCAAAAGAAGCATTAGAAAGAGTTGGGCTGTCAGATAGGATCCATCACAGACCTCGCCAGCTATCAGGTGGTCAGCAACAAAAAGTTGCCATTGCAAGAGCGCTTGTGACAGATCCTTCTATAATACTTGCTGATGAGCCAACGGGGAATCTTGATTCAAAATCGGGTGCTGAGATAATGTCTATCTTTAAACAATTACATTCTCAGGGCAGCACAATTGTTCTTATTACACATGACAATTCAATTGCACAGCAGGCAAGACGTATTGTTAGGATTCAAGATGGGCAAATAATAGAAGATAGGTAG
- a CDS encoding ABC transporter permease → MAQFILAFRMAIKSILSNKLRSFLTMLGVVIGIWAVIAVVGIGQGSTKSITDRLQQLGTNLIQINITGRGSNRNVTYEQLQAFVDEHQDDIEAMAPTLQSSVTVKVGTQTHDTTMIGTTADYSTVRDINVSAGRFILPIDVDKRQKVALVGTYIVKELYSGQNPVGQKIKINGQVFTVVGILQERSNSQEQSDDDQIIVPVTVAQRIAHDARLRNFALKVTDPNKSDTVMQYLNDFLYRIYQDTTSYRVFNTAQLLDTLNTVTQTLTLMLAGIAAISLIVGGIGIMNIMLVSVTERTREIGIRKAIGAKRRNILVQFLIEASVVTGLGGIIGIILGFLTTVLLNRLNILTSVFSLPWAILALGIAVGIGIIFGLFPASKASKLNPIEALRYE, encoded by the coding sequence TTGGCACAGTTTATATTAGCTTTCAGGATGGCAATTAAAAGTATTTTGTCAAATAAGTTGAGGTCATTTTTGACAATGCTCGGTGTTGTCATAGGTATCTGGGCTGTGATTGCGGTTGTTGGGATAGGTCAGGGGAGCACAAAAAGTATAACAGACAGACTTCAGCAACTGGGAACAAATTTAATACAGATAAATATCACAGGTCGTGGAAGTAACAGAAATGTTACATATGAACAGCTACAAGCCTTTGTAGATGAACATCAAGACGACATTGAAGCAATGGCACCAACTCTTCAGTCATCGGTCACTGTTAAGGTTGGAACACAGACGCATGACACCACAATGATTGGAACCACGGCAGACTATTCAACCGTCAGGGATATAAATGTTTCAGCAGGAAGGTTTATTTTGCCGATAGATGTAGACAAACGCCAGAAAGTGGCACTTGTTGGAACATATATAGTTAAAGAACTTTATTCAGGTCAGAATCCTGTCGGGCAGAAAATAAAGATAAATGGACAGGTGTTCACAGTTGTTGGAATTTTGCAAGAAAGATCAAATTCACAGGAACAGTCTGACGATGACCAGATAATTGTACCTGTTACAGTTGCTCAAAGAATTGCACATGATGCAAGGCTCAGAAACTTTGCTCTTAAAGTGACTGATCCAAACAAAAGTGATACAGTGATGCAATATCTAAATGATTTTTTGTACAGGATATATCAAGACACAACATCATACAGGGTGTTCAATACTGCCCAGCTTCTTGATACTTTAAATACAGTGACACAGACACTTACACTCATGCTTGCTGGTATTGCAGCCATTTCTTTAATTGTTGGTGGTATTGGCATCATGAATATAATGCTTGTATCCGTGACAGAAAGGACACGCGAGATTGGGATAAGAAAAGCAATTGGTGCAAAAAGAAGAAATATACTTGTTCAGTTTTTAATAGAAGCGTCAGTTGTGACAGGACTTGGTGGAATTATTGGAATTATACTGGGTTTTTTGACAACTGTGCTACTAAACAGACTTAACATATTAACATCGGTCTTTTCACTACCGTGGGCAATACTTGCACTTGGTATTGCAGTAGGCATAGGAATTATTTTTGGGCTGTTCCCTGCTTCAAAAGCATCAAAACTAAATCCGATAGAAGCGTTAAGATACGAATAA